From the Clostridium putrefaciens genome, one window contains:
- a CDS encoding UDP-N-acetylmuramoyl-tripeptide--D-alanyl-D-alanine ligase codes for MIGLTLDEIVESTKGHIYLKKGEIDFNDINTDTRKIDEKSIFLALKGDNFNGNHFIEEAIKKGASLCILDEINFKSEDLLSKYNNFIIIKVGNCNEALLKMAQYKREKSDIKVIGITGSTGKTTTKDMMSAVLSSKFKVFKTKGNFNNHIGLPLMILQMDESYEIAVLELGMSNLNEIHNLAEVSKPDMAVITNIGLSHIQNLKTKDNILKAKMEITDFFKEDNILIINNEDPMLFKVNSEKFKIVRTSISKDNSDFKANNINLKESSSEFSLIYKGKDLGRVSLPVPGVHNIENALLAISCGYLMGIDIKQMGESLKSLEVSSMRLDIIKGENIDIINDCYNSSPDSIKAAIDVQANLDKSRKVAILGTMKELGEYSRGAHKEIGSYAKDKGIDILVAVGEFSLEMAQGYNDEYNVFLFKNTNEAIKSLHKIIRKKDLVLVKASRSMKFESITEELKKIYN; via the coding sequence ATGATAGGTTTAACCTTAGATGAGATTGTAGAAAGCACAAAAGGGCATATTTATTTAAAAAAAGGTGAAATAGATTTTAATGATATAAATACTGATACAAGAAAGATAGATGAAAAGAGTATATTTTTAGCATTAAAAGGTGATAATTTCAATGGAAATCATTTTATTGAAGAAGCAATAAAAAAGGGAGCAAGTTTATGTATATTAGATGAAATAAATTTTAAAAGTGAAGATTTATTATCTAAATACAATAATTTTATCATAATAAAAGTTGGAAATTGCAACGAAGCCTTATTAAAAATGGCTCAATATAAAAGAGAAAAATCAGATATAAAGGTAATAGGAATCACAGGATCTACAGGTAAGACTACAACTAAGGATATGATGTCAGCTGTTTTAAGCAGTAAATTTAAAGTTTTTAAAACTAAAGGGAATTTTAATAATCACATAGGACTCCCTTTAATGATATTACAGATGGATGAAAGCTATGAAATAGCCGTGCTTGAACTTGGTATGAGCAATTTAAATGAGATTCATAACCTAGCGGAGGTTTCAAAACCAGATATGGCCGTAATAACAAACATTGGATTATCTCACATTCAAAATTTAAAAACTAAGGATAATATTTTAAAAGCTAAAATGGAAATAACAGACTTTTTTAAAGAAGATAATATATTAATAATAAATAATGAAGATCCTATGCTTTTTAAAGTAAATAGTGAAAAGTTTAAAATTGTAAGAACATCTATATCAAAAGATAACAGTGATTTTAAAGCAAATAACATTAATTTAAAAGAAAGTTCTAGTGAGTTTTCTTTGATTTATAAGGGAAAAGATTTAGGCAGAGTAAGCTTACCGGTACCAGGAGTACATAATATTGAAAATGCACTTTTAGCTATCAGTTGTGGATATTTAATGGGCATAGATATAAAACAAATGGGGGAATCCTTAAAATCTTTAGAAGTCTCTTCTATGAGGTTAGACATAATAAAGGGGGAAAATATAGATATAATAAATGATTGTTATAATTCAAGCCCTGATTCAATTAAGGCAGCCATAGATGTTCAAGCAAACTTAGACAAATCCAGAAAAGTTGCCATACTTGGTACTATGAAGGAGCTTGGTGAGTATTCTAGAGGTGCTCATAAAGAAATCGGGAGTTATGCAAAGGATAAAGGTATAGATATATTAGTAGCAGTTGGAGAATTTTCTTTAGAAATGGCACAAGGGTATAATGATGAATATAATGTGTTTTTATTTAAAAATACAAATGAAGCCATAAAAAGTCTTCATAAAATAATAAGAAAAAAAGATTTGGTTTTAGTTAAGGCTTCAAGGTCTATGAAGTTTGAATCAATAACTGAAGAATTAAAAAAGATATACAACTAA